The Desmodus rotundus isolate HL8 chromosome 13, HLdesRot8A.1, whole genome shotgun sequence sequence ACCAGCCCTAATTTCCCACAGCTGCTGGGGACTCCGTctgaccacccctcccccagaggcTGCCTGTTGGCGATCGTTCCCCCAATGGACTTAACTCACGCCAGGCCACCCTGCGCCAGAACGAGGTGCGATCATCCACTCTCAGGATCAGCCTTTGAGGCGCGGTTAATCGGGTCCTCTCTGAACAATATGTCCCTTTTACTGTGGGAATTAAACAAAGCTGCACCCACCGTGTGGTctaatttagttatttattgtTCATTTGGTTCCTAATTGTTACAGAGGGCATCTGTTAGAAATTGGAGTGTCATCAATAATGTTTTCTTGTGAAAAATTTTCTTACCTCTGAATATGTGTAATTACCCTCtatttaatgtttcatatttCAATGAGGGTGTTTTACATTGTTTTCCAAAACAGTCTCCAAAGGCTTTCCTAACGGTCCATGATGAACtgatttttttggttgttgtttgtaGAGGGTATCGTCAGTAATTATTGTTCACATTATAGCATATGTTACTTAAGACTATGGGTATACAAACTTGCATTAGTTATGTAAGGCTACAATGCAGTGGCTGGGCGTTTTGAAACTCCCACTGTGCGCACCCCACTAACTGTAGGGATCGTGGTCACAGCGCAGTGTTATTGGCTGTGTCAGCGTCGCCTTTCCGCCCATCCCCCTACTGCgtaaattgtatttacttattcaaaTTGGGTTGTACGTGTAGTTTTAGCTGcacctccctcttcctcagcCATTTCAGAGGGAGACACGGTGCCGCAGGGTATTGGGTTTTGAGTCTGGTAAATTATGAAATCCACAGTGAATGTTTGTATAATGAATGTAATGAAGCAATGACTTCTTATAGGAtgatattttctaaagaaagccATCTTAAGATGGACATATTCTCTTTTTGTTGAATTATCAACTGGGACACTTTTTGCAGTCCTTGGAGAGCCCTGGGTCTCaggtcagggtgggggagggggcactacCTCTACAGGGCAGGCGGCTCTCCTAGGCTATATCTGACCCTCCCTGACTCTGAGGGTCACCTGCTTTGCACGTGATGTGTCCAGCAGGACGCCATCCTTAACTGACTGGGGTCTCTGCCCTCTGGTCCTCCTGGCAGCCTCACCTGGTCTTTTCCTCAGTTCTGGTATCTTAGCCCATCGCTTCGGTCAGCAGCTTCCTCTGGGATCCGGGGACAGCAGGGGTACACTGAGCGAGCACCCAAGATCCTGAGCCTCTGTGAAGGAGCTAGACATGTCGGCCTGTTTTCAGGGGGATGGCTGCCCTCTCTGAGATTTACTGCTGAGGATGGGACCTTTCCTTGGACACCTGAGGTGACCTACAACATCCAGAGGCACAGTCCCAGGATGGCCTTTGGGCCCATTATTCATCAGAAGCAGTGGCTCCCTGTGCACCTAAGCTGACGTGGGCCTGGCTTCCAGGGGAAGCACAGAAGGGAAATCACACAGGTTGCTCGGTCTCTCGGGAGGTCAGAATTGCCGCTGACTTCAATGTGGGGGGTCAGAGGTGGAAACGTGTACTTTCCTAGGCAGAGGATAAAATTCCTTCCTCATCACCCTCACAGATGGCTTTACATTTTCCGACCCTGCCGCTACCTTGGAGTCCCTTGGggacatatatatacacacacacatatatatatatctgtatatagtCCCACTTGGAGACTGCCTTATTGGTCAGAGCACAGGTGAGCCAAGGGTATCTTGGGAGCGTTTCCCTTGGTGTTGAGGTTCAATGTTGGCTTTGCTGAAGTGCAACAttcccagccctggggacagaatGGAAAAATCCGCTTTGTGAGAAGCCCCGTTTTGCTTGGGGAAAGCACATTgtgttaattattaaaaaataaataagcagcttACGTGGGGGTTGATAGGATTAGGGACTTATCTTACTGCAGCTTATTCTCTGGGCTGCTGGGGCGGGGAAGAAGGGCTGTGGTCTAATCAGGGATGACTCAGGGCTGGGTAAATCAGAACTTATCTAAGTAAGGGGCGGGGTTGTGGAGCTCCCTGTTTTCTCCCCCGTAGCTTAACCGAGAGGTTTTGGAACAAAATTAGAGAAACTTTCTGTGGGCCAGGCGAGCAGCGCTGTCTGTCCCTTGTCTCTGTGTTGCTTCCATTGACGGAGACATACGTTGAGGGCCATCCAAGAGTTTCACATGAGATACCTGTGATACTGCCCGCATGGAGTTCCCCGTGGGAGGACCCAGCACCTCGAGACACCGAGTGTGTAGGGCTGAAGCTTGGAGAGGGATGCTGTAGGAAGGGAGGTGGAATGGGAGAACTGAGGACTGCGGAGAGAGCTGTTGGGGAAAGGGGGTGTGTGGGCCTCAGCCTGGATCCCTACCCATGTGCTCGGGGGTGCAGGCCTCTGGGTGTGTGCTCAAAAcccaggaaaggaaggacaaTACCAACATTTACCTTCGGTAGCAACAGATTTTATTGTTTAACTCTCTGCGAGCATTGCTATATTGAAAAGGTTTAATTTTGCACAAAATTCTGCACTCGATATTTTCTGACCACTTCACTCTCCTACATTTTATGCCACAAGTTTTATAAATGGGTGTTTTCTCAAAGTCTCGGGTATTTACTGAGTTGGGTGTTACAGGATTCTTTTGGaagttttcacacacacacatgctggtATTTTCTGCTATGAAATCTAACGGAACATTTCTCTACTCTGATCTCAGGATGGCTCTCTCCTTGGCGTGGGAATCTCTAGGGGACTGCGACCTAAGCGACCACGGAAGGGCTTGCCTTCCCAGTATGGCGAGTGTCTTGCACACCGTGATTCCTCATGGTACCGTGAATGTTGCTTTACAAACGGAGGACTTCCCGTGACCTGACACTGAATAACTGCACCAGGGCAAGTGCTTGGAAAGAAGTGGGGGTATTCTTCCAGAAGCCTCACCCTCTGATTTCCTGTGTTGGTGCTCAGTCCCTCACTGAGTTCTCTGTGCACAGGAAACCTGCTACTTGGCTGACTGTTTGCTAATAGTGCTCACAGGCCTAGGGGCTCCTCATGTGAAGTCTGCTCAGTCTATGAAAATGATAAACGGAGCATTACAGGTAGTTCTCTGAACAAGGCATCAAGTGTCTTTAATGTTTAGCATTGTTGCTGAAAACATCTATATCAGAATATTCACTTGTAAGTTCTGTCATGGTGTCTGAGATCAGGCCAATGACTGAAGGCTTTGGCACATAGATACCATACAGAAGGATCCAGTGCCACGTAAAATGCTTTCCTGGACTGAGGAGTGTGATGATGAATGGATCTTCTGCATTGTTCACACAGCGTTTCTTTAATGCATCAGTCTGCTGTTGTGTTTAAACGTTAAGCTGTGATGGATGTTCCTCCACCTTCCTTATGTGTGTGATGCCATGTCATGTGAGGTCAGAATATTTACTGAAGGCCTGCGTGATTTTCTGTCCGGTGTTGGGTTCCCTCATGACGTCTAAGGGAGGAGCAATGACTGAAGAATTTCCCACATACCTGACACGTGTATGGCTGCTCTCCAGTGTGGGTTCTCTCGTGTCGTCTGAGATTAGCATGCTGACTGAAGGCATTCCCACACCGACGACATTCATATGGCTTCTCTCTAGTGTGTGTCCTGTTGTGCCGTGTGAGCTCAGAGCTGTGAGTGAAAGCCTTCCCACACACGAGACATATGTGTGGTTTCTCCCCCGTGTGGATTTTCTTGTGCTGGCTAAGCCCAGAGCTTTgactaaaggctttcccacactgatGACATTTATAACGTTTCTCCCCAGAATGGGTCCTCTCGTGTTTCCAAAGGTAAGATCTTTGACTGAAAACTTTCTTGCATAGGTGGCATGCATATGGTTTCTCCCCTGAGTGAGTTTTCTCGTGCTGTCTAAGGTAAGAACCTtgactgaaggctttcccacactggggacattcatagggcttctctcccctGTGCACTCGACTGTGGTTTCTAAGGTCAGAGCTTTGTGAAAAGACATCCCCACACAGGTGACATTTAAATGGTTTCTCCCTAGTGCGAGTCATCTCACGCTGTCTGAGGCCAGTTCCGtggctgaaggctttcccacagaCATGGCACTCACATAGCTTAGCTCTGCCGTGAGTGCGACTGCGGCCACGGACGCAGGACTCCTCACTAGATGGCTTTGCACCCTGTGGGCTGACATAATGTTTCTTTCCTGTGCGAATTGACGAATATCGAGTTGGAGCATGTCTAGGAGCAAGTGCATTCCTCAAATCACTATGTTCTGCAGGATCCTCTGGAGTGTGAGATGTCTGCTttgtggaaggagaaggaaagcttTTAATGGTTTGcccacatccatccatccattcttttCTCTGCATAGAAATCCCAGAGTATCAGTCAGTGATAGACTCGGGTGGAAAGGTTTCCAGTGTTAC is a genomic window containing:
- the LOC139440505 gene encoding zinc finger protein 596-like — translated: MEQEQSVTGQCGGHRESVTLKDIAVDFTHEEWALLDTSQRRLFRDVMLESISHLVSVGYQYCPSDVTFQLEQGKELWGEWPGFHPGQSAGEQQGSVCQVGRCLLRKKHYVSPQGAKPSSEESCVRGRSRTHGRAKLCECHVCGKAFSHGTGLRQREMTRTREKPFKCHLCGDVFSQSSDLRNHSRVHRGEKPYECPQCGKAFSQGSYLRQHEKTHSGEKPYACHLCKKVFSQRSYLWKHERTHSGEKRYKCHQCGKAFSQSSGLSQHKKIHTGEKPHICLVCGKAFTHSSELTRHNRTHTREKPYECRRCGNAFSQHANLRRHERTHTGEQPYTCQVCGKFFSHCSSLRRHEGTQHRTENHAGLQ